AAATCCAATTTCGGTCAGGACAATGAAGACTCATTCAGATGTATTAAATTTACTTGGTCTTGAAGATAGTTTGAAGTGAAACAACTTGGTCAATAGGCCATAGTGCGGTGGCACTATTAAAACCCCTCTGTCGTCTACGCCGCTCTCTAACCTACCGTATCCCATCTCCGGTTCGCACACACTACATCCTACATCTCCTCATGTCTGACCGTGTATGTTTGTCCTTTATTCACCTCAGTTTAACTCTGACTATTTCTTCTTACCTAGTTCGTTGTTTTCGTTACAATCGTTCCCAAGACTCCTGAGCAGCAGAAGGACGTGATTCAGCTCCTTCACGATGTTCGGCCCGCTTGGCTAGCACTCCCAGGTAGCCTGTCCCACGGTAAATTCATCAACATCATTCTACTCGGCTTATCTGATTATGTGGTTAGACGTGGGAACTGCCAGAGATAGAGATGAGCTGGGAACGGTCTACTTGACTGAAATATGTATGTATGATTTACTAGGATGGGTATTACCCAGCTAACTGTGTGGGTTATCTAGATTCGTCACCACAAGGCCTCGCTGACTTCTCAAAAATCCCAGAACATGATCAGATGAAGGAGGTTTGTCACCCACTAGCGGGTTCCTAAGAATACGATCTAACAttgttattattattttACAGAAATTGATGCCAATCATCCAATCAGACAAGTTGGTGATTACTCAAGTGGTGACCAATGGTGAATTCTCAAAGTAGAATAGTTATCCTCAGATCACATCCATCCCCAATAATTTTGACCGTAAACCACTGTCGGAATTGATATAACGAATAAGCAAAACTTGAGATATGGTTCGAAAGCAAAACAGTTTCAATTAGAGGATGATTATATGCTACTGTACATTCAGATATCAGATTCGTTATTCATTAACGAGCGTTCTTATTATGCGTTCAGGCACTTTTGAAATCACTTCCTTTGGCCATCTGTTTGTGTGGTGGATTAGCAACATCATTCCCTGTTCCTATAAAATAGACTCACAGTTGGGAGTGACGTATTTCCCGCCATCAACGATAACATTGCCCTTTTCCTGAGGCTTCCCATCGAAGAAGTTTTCGAGAATCTTCTTGGTGCCCTCCGCGTACCTGATTTGCGCGTCGAGGGTGGTGCCAGAGTAGTGGGGAACCATTCCGTTTCCTCCACCAAGAGGGTTCTTCATCGTGCGCCATGGATGGTCAGCAGGCGCTGGCTGAACGTCCCACACGTCTCCGGCGTATCCATTGATCTGCCCGCTCTTTAGAGCTTCGGCAATAGCCTGACGATCCGCGATGGCACCTCGAGCAGTGTTCACTATCCAGGCACCCTGATTTAGAGGAATGATATCAGATATGTTTCATGCGGTTTATGAATCAGTTGTACCTTCTTGAAGTGCTTGAGCAAGTCTTTGTTAATCAAACCCTTGGTACCTTCATGCAAGGGTGCGTTCACGGTGACCAAGTCGCACTGAGACACGAATTCCTTGAGGTCATGCACACGACGTACTCCAACGGCCTTCTCTAAGTCAGCTGGGAGACCATTGTAGTCGTAGTAGAGGAGCTCCTTGCAGTTGAAAGGCTTAAGACGTTCGAGAACTCGGTATCCGATCCTGAATTTCGCCAAGTTATATTATGGACAGAAAAATCACTGAATTTCAAAAACTCACCTGCCAGCACCAATGGTTCCGATGACTTTGCCTTCCAGATCGAACGCGTTCCTCGCGATGTCACTAACTTTCCACTCCCCCCGCTCGATCATCTCGTGCGCTGGTACAAAGTTACGGACCAAGAGAAGGATATTCATCATGACATGCTCGGCCACCGAAACCACGTTTGAACCGGTGACTTCCATGACTGAAATCTTTCGCTCCGCCGCTGCATTCAGATCGACATGGTCGGAGCCAACTCCAGCAGTGAGGGCGAGTTTTAGTTTGGGTGCCTTTTCTATGAGTGCACGAGTAAGGTAGCCTAACAGAATTTTAGTTCGAGGTCAAAAGCGTGGTGTAAAACCTGTATTTACCAGGGTGGAATGGCGTTGTGATGAGAATATCAGTGGTGGGCAAATGCTTCTGGAATTCGCTGTTTGGGCCTTCCTTGTCGCTTGTTACCTAGTTTCGGGTTTGGGTGCACTGACATTAGCGTGCTAGTATATCGCACTTACAACTAGTTCGTGACCTCGATCCTTGAGCCATTTCTCGATACCGAGCTAGTCAAGTTGATCAGCATGGTCACCAATAAGATCATTATCTACTCACCCTGTTCTCTGTGGTGCCCAATAGACGAGGTTCTTGCTCAGCAGCCTTGCCTCCATCGTAAAGGATTGCCAAGACCTATTTGTCATAATAAAAGGGCATATTAATAAATAATACATGAGTGATCAGAGATGACCAGACCTTCAATCCTCGTTGCTGGGATAGAACACTGCTCGTAGAAAGTGTCCTGGGGACGGTGGTCCTGAGCATACGAGTGGCATTCAGCATTATTAAGTATTGAATGTGTAGAGTTGAGTGAGTTGAGTCGAGTGGATTCTAAGTCGTGGGTGATGCTCTACTCACCAAGTTCAGACCTGTATAAGTACTCGGTCGATATGAAGGGTTGTATCATACACATCTTCTGGAACCAACAGGGCCATTTTTGCGGACTGACAGTATCCTATTTTCTCTTGACATTCTATGACCGGAATGACGGCATGCACCAGATTCCAGTGACCCCTAGCCGTCGTTGGCCCTGGTAGAGCGACATCCGGATACCATTTGACCGTGTGAACGCCGCAGCCACATGGTAGAGACATCATGAATGAACCAGATGATCGAATAGAAGTCGGATATCTATATTGCAGATGCATGTTCCGCAAGCCCAGGATAGTTGCTATTGTTAAAAATAGACGAATGAAAGGCGAAGGGGATGTCGACTGATAAACCATCTTCTTCTGATAGTCGAGATACCATCTTTGGGAGGATAAAAGAGCAGCGGGCTGGCTAAATATGGTAATTAAACGAGGACAACTCGGCCCGAAACTTATTCTGGGCCAGGGATTGAGATCCTCACGTGATCGGCAGAGGATCTCTCGTCATCGACGATCACGACTCTTGGGGCAAAATGCCAAAACGACCACACTCGCCTTCACTCAACTCTGTGCTTTCCGTAAAGCATGTACATACCCATTCCGTAAATTTTCCTAATCGGCATTCTGTTTCTAATTTCGATACCATCTTGTCTGACGAAACAGTTTTGGGTATCTTTGCATATCTTGACCCGTACCATCTATGTTTGGCTCGACTTGTAAATAAACACTGGGACCGTCTGGCAACAGATAATCACGTACGTTGAAATATTGGCGATAGCTTCTTTATTAACTCTAATTCAATCAGCTTTGGAGGGTCATGTTTCTAAGGGAGTTTTCTCGAAGCAGACTTCGTGGTTCTCGTGGGTTTGCTACTCAACCAAACCGTGAGATTAAGCCTCTGCCTAGTAGGGCGCAGGCCCATGGCGAAGGACAGAACTCGGACGATTATCTTCCCGAGAACTTTGTCGACTGGAGATGGATGTTTAGGTAATTAGTCAGATTGCCGGTCAACAAACAGGATTGAACAGCTTTGCACCATCGGGTTTGTGATAGAGTGTCGAGCAATTGGAGCAGAGGTATGCTCATTTGGTCTCGATATGGGCTTGAGCTCTAATTCTATGTAATTAGGTCGCTGCACTGCAACAGTACAGCGAGGTTCCTCTCGCTCTGCGCTGGAACACAGCCTGCTGGCATCGTCCAGAGAACCCTATAGCAGCATCACTGAGCACATTAACTACTCAGACTCTCCCCATGCTAGCCACGTGCTTCTAGTGGGTGATTTGACTATATATGCCTCTGGTCAAACTACACTTGCTCCTACAGTATATGTATTTCGCGACGCCATCAACTCTGGGCTACGAATCCGATATGAACCAGCATTCAATGAGCAGGTGTTCGTAACTTCACTGTGCCTTGATCATAGCTCAGCCAACATACGGCTGGCCATTTTCTACTCTGATCGCACTTGGGCTATTCACACTGTCGACTACGAACGTCGTTGTTCAACTACCGACTTTACATCCTCTCGTTCAAGAGACTTGGTGTCAAACACAACCATTGTTAAAGCGGTGTTTCATCATCCTCTTCTCATAACACTGTCGTCTTCCTTCCGAATGTGCATATATTACCTTCCAACTCCACCGGCGCCTCCTGTTTTGAAACACACGCTATCATCTTATAGCGGGTTTGCTCCGCTGACAATGACTCTTGCTCGTTATCGAACGCCTGATCAATACCGGGTATTACTTGCACACGCAAGTCCCATCTATCCTGCACATTGGGGCCCATCGGCTACAGACATTATGATATCAATTCAATCCATCCTAAATCCATCTCAGTCAAACGCCCTATCCCCAATGACGCCGGGCGTGCGCATTTTATCTTCATCTAGTACTAATAGCCAACTTCCAGTCGGGTGGATTCCAGATGGTAGTCCCGATGGTATACCAGAAGAATTACGCCTGCGTTGGCTACGCAAGGTATCGTATGTAAGTGGTATTCAAACGGACGGTAGGTTTGTTGTATTTGCAAGTGATGACGGGGGAATTCAGGTAAGGATGCTTCAAATCTCATAGCAACTTGGATAGTGAATCTGTTAACTTGAATTAGGTGTATCGACTTCTACGTAATGCGCGTCTGTTATACGAACGTACGCTATTTCCACCGGCACATGCCCCATCTCCCAGAGCCCTCAGTGTCGCGGACTCACGTTGCGTTTGTGCTACTAGAGATGGTGGCCTTTGGGTATGGGATCTTGAAAGTGGTGTTGGTATACGGGCTATTGCCACCCATTCTAGTCAAGTTTTCGATGAACTCGAAGCAAACTCGACGGGGTCTGATCGCGAAGAAGCACCTTTTACACCCAGTGGACCTCATACGATTGTTCGAATTGCATTTGACGCGCATAAGATTGTTGTTGTTGATGATAA
The window above is part of the Rhizoctonia solani chromosome 7, complete sequence genome. Proteins encoded here:
- a CDS encoding D-isomer specific 2-hydroxyacid dehydrogenase, NAD binding domain, translating into MLNATRMLRTTVPRTLSTSSVLSQQRGLKVLAILYDGGKAAEQEPRLLGTTENRLGIEKWLKDRGHELVVTSDKEGPNSEFQKHLPTTDILITTPFHPGYLTRALIEKAPKLKLALTAGVGSDHVDLNAAAERKISVMEVTGSNVVSVAEHVMMNILLLVRNFVPAHEMIERGEWKVSDIARNAFDLEGKVIGTIGAGRIGYRVLERLKPFNCKELLYYDYNGLPADLEKAVGVRRVHDLKEFVSQCDLVTVNAPLHEGTKGLINKDLLKHFKKGAWIVNTARGAIADRQAIAEALKSGQINGYAGDVWDVQPAPADHPWRTMKNPLGGGNGMVPHYSGTTLDAQIRYAEGTKKILENFFDGKPQEKGNVIVDGGKYVTPNYGQRK
- a CDS encoding F-box-like protein produces the protein MPKRPHSPSLNSVLSVKHVHTHSVNFPNRHSVSNFDTILSDETVLGIFAYLDPYHLCLARLVNKHWDRLATDNHLWRVMFLREFSRSRLRGSRGFATQPNREIKPLPSRAQAHGEGQNSDDYLPENFVDWRWMFRVSSNWSRGRCTATVQRGSSRSALEHSLLASSREPYSSITEHINYSDSPHASHVLLVGDLTIYASGQTTLAPTVYVFRDAINSGLRIRYEPAFNEQVFVTSLCLDHSSANIRLAIFYSDRTWAIHTVDYERRCSTTDFTSSRSRDLVSNTTIVKAVFHHPLLITLSSSFRMCIYYLPTPPAPPVLKHTLSSYSGFAPLTMTLARYRTPDQYRVLLAHASPIYPAHWGPSATDIMISIQSILNPSQSNALSPMTPGVRILSSSSTNSQLPVGWIPDGSPDGIPEELRLRWLRKVSFVVFASDDGGIQVYRLLRNARLLYERTLFPPAHAPSPRALSVADSRCVCATRDGGLWVWDLESGVGIRAIATHSSQVFDELEANSTGSDREEAPFTPSGPHTIVRIAFDAHKIVVVDDNDILYTYNFDT